A region of Chiloscyllium plagiosum isolate BGI_BamShark_2017 chromosome 37, ASM401019v2, whole genome shotgun sequence DNA encodes the following proteins:
- the LOC122541630 gene encoding zinc finger protein 271-like has protein sequence MEKKPFKCEVCAKAFVTSSSLLMHQRIHTGEKPFRCEVCEACFTQSSNLLTHRRIHTGEKPYTCQVCNKSFLQSSSLRRHQRIHTGEKPFKCEMCNKSFSRSLTLLDHQRIHTGEKPFTCEVCDKSFSRSSTLLEHQHIHTGEKPFMCKVCNKSFTRCSDLRVHQRIHTGEKPFRCEVCNKSFSDSSALREHRRIHTGEKPFTCKVCNKSFTQSSTLLVHQRIHSGEKPFTCDMCSKSFSQSRTFRVHQCIHPEVAIQV, from the coding sequence ATGGAGAAGAAACCCTTCAAGTGTGAGGTTTGTGCTAAAGCCTTTGTGACATCTTCAAGCCTTCTGATGCATCAGaggattcacacaggggagaagccaTTTAGGTGTGAAGTGTGTGAAGCGTGTTTCACCCAATCCTCCAATCTACTTACACACCGGcggattcacactggggagaaaccttACACATGTCAAGTATGCAACAAATCATTCTTACAGTCATCGAGCCTTCGCagacaccaacgcattcacacaggggagaaaccattcaagtgtgAGATGTGTAACAAATCATTTTCACGGTCATTGACTCTTCTTGATCACCAACGTATTCACacgggggagaaaccattcacgtgcGAGgtctgtgacaaatcattctcaaggTCATCAACCCTCCTCGAACATCAACatattcacactggggagaaaccattcatgtGTAAAGTGTGTAATAAATCATTCACACGGTGTTCTGACCTGCGTGTACACCAGCgcattcacactggagagaagccaTTCAGGTGTGAGGTGTGCAACAAGTCGTTCTCTGATTCCTCAGCCCTCCGGGAACACCGTCGTATTCAtacaggagagaaaccattcacgtgCAAAGTGTGTAACAAATCATTCACTCAGTCGTCAACACTCCTTGTTCACCAACGTATTCACTCAGGAGAAAAACCATTCACATGCGACATGTGCAGCAAATCATTCTCACAGTCTCGGACTTTCCGTGTACACCAATGCATTCACCCAGAAGTAGCCATTCAAGTATGA